The nucleotide window CCAGTTCGCCGAACCGACCGACGCGACGCCGGGCGCCGGGTTCCCGGCCGGATCCACAATCACCACAGGGATTCCGCGGGCTTGCAACTGTTGCCGCTGGGACCTGGTGACCCCCGACAGCACCAGCACCACACCGATCGGATTGCGCTGCAGCACGCCGTCCATCCACTCCGGACCGGGCGCTCGATGATCACCGCTCTCGGTCACCACCACGCCGAGTCCGCGGGCGGCCGCGGCCGTCTGTACGCCGCGCAGGATCTCCAACGCCCAGACCGTACTGAAGTTGGCGAAGACCAACTCGATCAGCGCTGCCGGGTCACGCAACCCACGTCGCTGATAGCCGTGCTGATGCAGCAGATCCTCGACCCTGGCTCGGGTCGCCTCCGAGACGCCCGCGCGACCGTTCAGCACCTTGGAGACGGTCGAGGTGGAGACGTCCGCGTCAGCAGCGATCCGGGACAACGTCGACCGTTCCTGCGCAGTCACCTGGGCGTCCGCCATTGTCCCCTCCCCGATCGGTCGTCGTCATCCATCTTTCCCGGCAGGATCATGCCGCACCCGTGGCTCTCAGGTGGCTGATGTCGGCAATTGCCCGAGCTGCCGTTGTCGAGCATCGTTCGGGCCGCCGACGTCAGGCGATCTTGATCATCGCCCGGCGAGTGCCCCACCGATGCCGCCGACACTGAAGTACTTGTTCAGCGCGGCGAACAAGATCACCGGCGGCAACATCATCACCACGGCCACCGCCATCACCAGACCCCAGTTGGTGGCGTTCTGCTGGAAGAAGGTCTCCAACCCGATCGGCAGCGTGTAGTTCAGGTCCGAACGCAGGAACACCAACGCGATCAGGTAATCGTTCCAGGAGAGCAGGAAGCAGAAGATTGCCGTCGACAGTACGCCGGGCAACGAGTTGCGCAGCACCACCCGCAGGAATCCGCCGAACAGCGAGCAGCCGTCCATCCAGGCTGCTTCCTCCAGCGAGATCGGGATCGAGTCGTAGTAGGCGGCCATCATCCAGATCGACACCGACAGACTGGAGCTGACGTAGACGATCACCACGCCGCCGAGGTTGTCGACCAGATTGATCTTGGCGAACAGGATGAACAGCGGAATCACCGCGGTGACCACCGGCAACGACTGCACGATGAACAGCACCAGCGAGTAGCCCGACACGAGTTTGTTGCGGACCCGCGAGATCACGTAGCCGGCCGGCGCCGCCACGGCGAGCGCGATGATCACCGTGACGAAGGTGACACCGAGGCTGTTCTCCAGCCAGTAGACGATGTTGGTCTGCTCGAAGACGTGCTGGAAGTTCTCCAGCGTCGCGCCGGTCGCCGAACTGCCGAGTCCAGGACGGACCGACAAGATCAACACGCCGACGACGGGGATGATCACGATCGCGGTGATCACCAAGATCAACACGAACCGCCACCACTTGCCGCGTTCGTCCGGCGGTGCGGACCGGCGACGTGGCGACTCCTGCGCCGACGTGGGAGATGCCGCCTGCAGCATGGTCTCGGTCATTCGATGTTCACCTTCTTGATCTGGCGGTACAGCACGACCGACACCACAACCAGCACCAGCGTCATCAGGAACGCGATGGCCACCCCGGGCCCGGTCTGGAAGTTCTGGAAGACGGTCCGATATGCCAGCACCACCAGAGATGTGGTCGCGTTCACCGGTCCGCCGCCGGTGAGCAGGAAGATCGTCGGGAAGTCGTTCACACAGAAGATCGTCATCAGGATCCAGCTGATGTAGGTGGATCGCGAGATCAGCGGCATGGTGATGTTGCGGAACGCCTGCCAGCCGGTCGCGCCGTCGACCTTTGCGGCCTCGTACACGTTGACGTCGACCGAAGCCAGCGCCGAACTCATCATCATCATCATGAACGGGAAGCTGATCCAGACCTTGAACACACAAACGGTGATCTTGGCCAGGGTCGGATCGGCCAGGAAGAGTACGTTGCCGAAGCCGAGATGCTCCAACAGGATCGGCAGCGGGCTCTGCGGCGTCGCCACCAACCAGTTCCAGGCCGTCGACGACACCACCACCGGCACCACCCAGGGCAACAGCAGCAGCACCTTGAACAGGGTTCCGGCGGGGATCTTCGTCCGCAGCAGCATCGCCAGCGCCAGACCGATGATCCAGCTACCGAAGACGCCGGTGATGGTGAAGATCAACGTGAACAGTGCGGCGTGCCAGAAGGCCGGATCGGTGAGGACGTCGGCGTAGTTCTGCAGTCCGATGAAGTCGCCCGTCTTGATCAACGTGCCGTCGCGAACCGACTGCAATGCCGCGTACAACAGCGGGTACAAGTTGATCAACAACAGCAGGAACAACGACGGCGCGGCGAGCAAGATCAACGTCACCGCATTGCGGCTCAGTCGGTTGCGCTTACCCGGCGGCACCGGCCGTGCGCCGGTGCCGACGCCGACACCGCGACGTGCCTTGTCGAAATTCTCCGCGAGTGCGGACCCTGACATGAATCAAGCCTCCTAGCACAGCTGGTCAGCCCGGCCGGTGTGCCGACCGGGCTCACCCAGCGATCGCCGCAAAATCAGCCCAGCGACTTGATCGTCTTGGCCACGGCATCCTGCAACTTGGACAGTGCGTCCTTCGACGTGGTCTTGCCGCCCAGGATCGACTGGGTGAAGGTGTCCATCGCCGGTGTGCCGTCAACGGCGGTGACGCCGAGGAAGAGCGCGTCGGAACCGGGCGCCGACCAGGTGTGCGAGATCGGCTGCCACTCCTTGATCGCCTTCACCGCGTTGGCATCCTGCTGGAACTCGGCGGTCTCACTGATCGACTTCAGCGGCGGCAACCCGATGCCGGTGTGCTTGGTCCACAGCTGCGCCATGTTCTTGTAGTAGTAGGTGAGGAACGCCTCGGACGCCTTCTGGCTCGGGGTGTTGGTGTACATCATGATGTTGTTCGGGAAGTAGAGCGCACCCTTCTTGCCCGACGGCCCGGTCAGCGGGCTCATCACCAACAGATCCTTGCCGACCGAACCGCCGATGTTGTTGGCCAGCCCGGCGGTGTCGATGCCCATGGCGAACTTCTTGCTCCGCCACTGGGTGTCGCCGTTGTCGTTGCTGTAGCTGACCGCGCGCGGGTCGGAGTAGCCCTTCTTCACCAACTCCAGCACAAAGTCCATCGCCTCGACGTTGGCGTCGGTGACCATCTCGGGCTCGTGGCCCTCGTTGAACAGTCCGCCGCCGTTGTTGATCATCCAGCAGACCAGGGCGTGGCTGCCGAGGTAGGCACCGGCGCCCGCGCGGGTGCCGTAGCCGAAGGTGCCGATCTTCTTCAGTGCCGCACAGGACTTGAGGTAGCTGTCCCAGTCGGTCGGGATGTCCGCTCCGGCCTTCTCCAGCAGGGATTTGTTGTACCACATCACCCGCATGTCGAGGTTGTACGGAACTGCCGCGTAGCCCTTCTGGACCTTCATGGTGTCGAGCAGGTTGGGCAGGAAGTCGTCGTAGAGGCCGTTGCTCTTCCACGAATTCAGCAGGTCGTCGGCGTAGGCGATCTTGCCCTGCGACTCGAACTGGAACGCCTGGGTACCGCCGCCGGAGCTGACCGCCGGTCCGGTGTTGGAGGCGACCGCGGACGAGAAGGTCTGGGTGAAGTTCGCCCACTGAATGACCTGGTACGTCGCCGGATTCAGTCCCTCGGCGGGCTTGTAGTCGGTGGTGATCTTCTTGTCCAGCACGTTGAACTGGTCGTTGCCCCAGGGCATGTTCCAGAACTTCAACGCGGTCTTGCCGCCGCCTCCTCCGCCACCACCGCTGCTGGCAGCGCGGTTGCAGCCGGTCAGGGTCGCGGCACCCGCCAGTCCAGCCCCCGCGGCCAGACCGATGAATCCCCGACGGGAGAACGCAGAACTAGGACGTGGAGCCATGATCGGTCCTTCCGAACCCGCCGAGATCGTGCGGGTCATTGCTCGTCTCTGAACGAAAACTGTCGAAACCAGAGCAGCTGCGAACGCCCTCAGAAGTCGACTCGGATAACAATGAGCCGCCCGACCGGGGCTTGTCAACCGCCTCGGCCGAACTTCTGCTCGGATCGCCGCAATCGTGTCCAAAACGTCATCAGAAGACCCGCCCTGACCACCTCAATGATCGATTAACCTGGCTCTGGCTAGGGATTTTACCGTCCGGGACCGCTTTCCGACCCGGTCTTGAGCCACCGCGGACTTGACGTCAACTGAAGCGCTTCGGTAGCTTTCGATCGGAGCCCATCAGGGAAGGGACGCGTGTGCCCGAGAGGTACCGCAACAATTTCTCATCCGGCACGAAAAAATTCGCATGCCGCGGATTGCGAAGCACGCGGCCGCCCCGGACGCTCGGCCGATCCGACCGAGGAAGTCAACGTCCGCCGAGACGAGCACACCGCACGCGGATCCGGTGCGGAACAATGACACCGGCCCACCGCCGGGGTGGGCCGCGGACACCGGGAGCCTGAATTGGGTTTGTGGCGAGGTCTTGAGGTCGGCGGGCGACGGATTCTGGCGATCGGTCGGGACGGATCGGCCGTGGCCGCCGTCTCCGCGCTGCTCGACGCCGGCGCCCGTGTCCGGGTGCTCGCGGCTGCTCCGACTCCAGCCCTTCGTGATCTTGCCCAACGCGGCCGGATCGAGCTGGCGGACAGCTTTGCAGCGGAATTCTTGGCCGGCGTCGCGCTGTTGATCATCGCCGAGGATGTTGATCGTGATCATCGGGCGTTGCGGGCCGCCGCCGAGCACGGCATCGTCGTGTACACCCTGCCCGGAAGTGGTTCGGCCGCGGGCCAGCAGCGTAGCGATGACTCACCGAGCAGCAATTCCTTGCTGGACAGGGATTCGGGCGAGGACGCAGTCCGCGCCGGTGAAGTGGTATTGGTCGGTGGCGGCCCCGGAGATCCCGGTCTGCTGACCGTGGCCGGCCTGGCGGCGATCAAGGACGCCGACGTGATCGCTGCCGATCGGTTGGCACCCCTGGCCGCGCTGGCCCAGGCCAGACCGGACGCCGAGATCATCGACGTGGGCAAGATTCCGCGCGGCCCGGCTGCCGAGCAACGTTCGATCGAGGCCCTGCTGATCGAGCGCGCTCAGCAGGGCCTGAAGGTGGTCCGCTTCAAGGGCGGCGACAACTTCGTGTTCGGCCGCGGCGGCGAGGAATGGCAGGCCTGCGCGGCCGCCGGCGTGCCGGTACGGATCATTCCCGGAGTCACCTCGGCGATCGCGGCGCCCGCTGCCGCGGGCATCCCGGTGACTCACCGCAGTCTGACCCAGGGGTTCACCGTGGTGACCGGCCACGTACGCCCGGACGATCCACGTTCGACCGTCGACTGGGCGGCACTCGCGCGCACCGGTACCAGCCTGGTGATCATGATGGGAATGGCGCACCTGCCGGTGATCACCGAGACCTTGATCAACAACGGGTTGGCCGCCGACACTCCGGCGGCCGTGATCGAGGACGGCACGCTGTCCACCATGCGCATTGTCCGCGCGCCGCTGGCCGACATCGCCGCCAGCACCCGCGCCGAAGGCCTGGGCGCTCCGGCCACCATCGTCATCGGCGCGGTCGCCGCCTTCGACCCGTACGCCGATCTCTGAACCCTGTAAGGGATCCAGCCCGTAGGTCCGCGATCACATCTGCCAGACCGTCAGACAGAACGGGTGGCCGGCCGGATCGAGCAGCACGCGCCAGGTTTCGCCGGGCTGATGATCGGGGACGGTAGCGCCCAGTTCCACGGCGGCCTTCTCGGCGGCCGGTATGTCGGCGACCTTGAGGTCCAGGTGGAACTGCTTGTCGCTGTTGTCATCCGGCCACGCCGGGGGCGTGTAGTGATCAACCTTGCCGAAGCCGATCGCCGGCCCGTTCTCGCCGGCCAGCATGCCGACATTCTCGTCCTGGTAGGCGATCGTCATGCCCAACAGTCGGGAGTAGAAGTCCAGCAACGGCTTCGGATCGGCACAGTCGATGGTGAACATGGCCACGCTTGCCACCGGCGTGGCGGTGCTGCTTTCGGATTGCTGTGTTTCGGTCATGGGGATGAGTCAACCCGCCTAGGGCGTCCGCGTCTTGAAGATTCCCGACGCGCCCGCCGGCCCCATGAATCGGCCCTGTCAGTCGGCTCGCGCGGCGTTGGCGTCGAGCATGAATCGCCAGACCAGTCCGTGCGCCAAAATCACCAGGATGATCAACAGCAGCGCAGCCACCTGGATCGGCTTCAACCCGATGCCGCCCACCAGACCCGGTGCGACGCCGAGCACGGCGATCAGCAGATAGGCCAGCAGTCCGCCGGCCTGGGCCGCCCTGACGACCGAATTCGACCGGTCACCACGGGCCCGCGACAACAGCCGGAGCATCGAGACCGCACCGACGAGCGAGATCACGACGAACGAGATCCGCCACACCGCCGGCGACGTCGTGCCGCCGACCTGGGCGAACAACCCCATCAGGGCCGGCAGCAGGAACGACAGGTAGATGCCGCCGATCGTTCGGCGCATCGCGCTGTCCCGGCTCCAGTCGGGCCGGTTGTGAACGACGTTCCACCACAACCCGGTGAGCGTGAAGCAGGTTGTCGAGAACAGCGCGTAGAACGTACTGACGTCCACCTTCTCAAGGTAGCCATCCCGGTCGAGCGCGGAGCGCGATTCGCACACTCCGGGACACACGTCCCGCAGCAGCGCACGAGATCTGTCGCCCCCCGTCCGCCGCGGTGATCGGGACGGGCAGCCGGGGCCGGGCGGGGCCGGATGAATGGCCGTTGGCAGGATGTCGATCATGACCGCGCCGATGTCCACTCCAGAGCCCGACCAGTCCGACCGGGAGAACTTGATCAAGGTCCCGATCACGGCCGACCTGCTGCACGGGGTTGTCGAGTTGGAACAGACCGAACGAGGGGTACGGCCACATCGGCTGCCGGGTTGGGCTCGGGCCCAGACCGCGGATCCGCAACTGGCGATGGTGGAGGCACAGACCTCCGGCGTCCGGCTGGTGTTTCGTACGACGGCCGACGTGGTGGAGTTGGAGGTGCTGCCGACCAAGGTCGTCTATCCGGGCGCACCGCCGCGGCCGGGTGTTCGCTATCACTTGGTCGTCGACGGCGAGCTTCGGGCCGAGACCGAGGCAGCGGCTGGCAACGTCCTGAGTGTTGACCTTGCCACGGGCAGCAGCCGGTTGGAGCCGGGACCGAGTCACACGTTGCGGTTTGATGATCTTGGCCCGGCCCCAAAGACCGTCGAGATCTGGCTCCCGTACGGCGAAGTCAGCGAGCTGATCGAGCTCCGGTCCGACGCGCCGATCGTGCCAGTGACCGATGATCGCCGACGCTGGGTGCATCACGGCAGCTCGATCAGCCACGGCTCGAACGCCGACGGCCCGACGACCATCTGGCCGGTCGTCGCCGCCCGGGGCGGCGACGTCAATCTGACCAACCTCGGATTGGGTGGGGGTGCGCTGCTCGACCCGTTCATCGCGCGGACCGTCCGCGATCTGCCCGCGGACCTGATCAGCATCAAGCTCGGCATAAACCTCACCAACGCCGACCTGATCCGGATGCGTGCCTTCACGCCGGCTGTGCACGGCTACCTCGACACCATCCGCGACGCCCACCCGGACACGCCGTTGCTGCTGATCTCGCCGATCTACTGCCCGATCCACGAAGACACTCCGGGTCCCGGCGCGCCCCAGTTCCGTGAGGACGGCACCATCGCTTTCGTCGCCACCGGAGATCCTGCCGAGGTGGCCCAGGGCAAGCTCACCCTGAACACCATCCGGGACGAGCTGGGGAGAATCGTGCAGCAACGCGGCGCCGCCGATCCGCAGCTCCACTACCTGGACGGCCGACGGCTCTACGGTCCGGATGATCACGACGAGCTGCCGCTGCCGGACAACCTGCACCCCGATCCGGCCACCCATCGCCGGATCGGCGAACGCTTCACCGAGATCGTCTTCGGCGCGGGCGGACCGTTCGCGGGTTGACGGCTCCGCGTCGGTTGCGCCGGACGGGATCGGATTCAGTCGGTGGACGCGCGGGCGACGATCTGCAGATCGGGTGCGGTCTCGTGCAACAACCGGCCCGCCGCGGCGGCGACCAGGCACCTGCCGACCGATCGGCCGAGCTCCTCGACGTGGTGGTTGAGCGCCGTGATCGGCGGATCGGCCCGCTGGCAGGTCAGCGAGTCGTCCCAACACATCAGCGCCACGTCACCGGGGACCGAGAAGCCCAGTTCGCGGATTCGCTCCAGCACCCGGATCCCCACGTCCTCGCCATCCAGCAGAAACGCCCGCGGTCGGACGTCCCGCTGCAGCGCCGCGGTGATCAGTTCGAGGCAGCGGTCGACGTCGTAGTCGGCCTCCGCCGCCTGACCGAGGATCCGCCCGTCGGCCCGATACTGTTCGAACACGCCGAGCCGAACGTGGGTGTGCAGCTGCCGCTGTGGGCCCGAGATCCAGTCGATCTCGTGCCGGCCGCCCGCGATCAGGTGGTCCAGCACCCGGCGCATCCCGTCCGCGTTGTTGACCGCCACCAGGTTGGCGTGATTGAGCTGGGACGAGTCGCCGAGGATCGCGTACGCGAGTCCGGTCCGCTGCACCGAGGCCTCGAAGTCGTCCCCGACAGCGATGTCCTTGCACACAACGCCCTGTACGGCGCCGTCCCGGGCCCACTGCCGGAGCGTCGAAAGCTCCTCGTCCCGGTCAGAAACGATCTTGATCAGTAGTCCGTGAGCTTGCGCGACCAGTTCGTCCTCCAGGCCGACCAACAACCGGTTGTAGAACTGCTCACTGCGCGGTGACCAAGCAGCATTCTGAATTGCCATGCCGAATACGGACACCTGTCTTCGCCTAACTCCTCGGCCATTCGCCTAACTCCTCGGCCATGGGTACGCGGTTGATTTGCATTACCCTCGATCCAGATTTGCCCTCGATCCAGATTTACCGAACACCGACTTCTCCTCGGTTCCGATTGGACGGCAGCTGCTTGAGGTCCTTGGTGAGCCAGAGGATCAGCGAGTGGTCGACTGTGACAATCTCGCCCTCACACAGCGGTGTTCGTGCTCGGCAGGCACCTTTCCCGTCCGGCACGTACCCGCGTTTGGCGTATAACCGTTGGGCGGGCCCGTACTGATCGAACAGGCCGACGGTGATGCCCACGGTCGTCCGGCCCCGGTCCGCCGCCAGTCGTTCGGCCGCGTCCAGTAATGCCGTGCCGATCCCCGTCCGCCGGTGACCGGGTACGACCATCAGTTGATGCACCAACGGGATGTTGTGCGCGGCGAAGTCCGGATTGTTCGACGTCCAACGCAGGGTGACGAGGCCGACAACGGTCCCATCGAGCCTGGCGGTCAGCGTCGTCCCAGCGCCGTCGGCGTGGTCGGCGACGTGCTGCTCCGCGACGCCATTACTGCCGGCCACCCACTCCGTGAGAAAGTCCAGCACGGCAGCCGGATCGGGGTCCCGGCCGAAGTCCGTGATTGCGATGTCGTGGTTCGTCACCGTGATGGCGCCGCGTCAGTTGTATGAGGTGTTCAGTCGCAGGTCCTCTGCCTGTTTCCGCTCCCGCTGCGCCTTGACCCGAGCCGGAACGATCGACTCCCGCGGCTGGGTCGGCTCGAAGTGGTAGCGCTCGGTGCCGAGGGCCCGCAGGACGGCCTGTTCGACCAAGGAATGATCCGAAAACTGCTCCCGGTCGAAACGCATCGGCGCATTCAGATGAATCGGCGGGTTCGTGATGTACCGCGGCGTCCGCGTCACGTTCTGCGCTTTCGCGTGCAGGATGTACGGATGCAACAGGTAGACCGTTCCGATCTCTCCGGTCGCCTCGGCAAAATGCGAGCACTGATCGATCAACCGTGCTTGGGAGAATGCGCCGGGGCCAACACCCTCCGGATGGTCGGCCAGGAAGTTGGCGACGTGACCGACTGAATCGGTCGCGACGAAGGTGGCGCCGCCCTGATGCTGTACGTCCGACCACAGAACCAGGGTGAGAAGACCTTGTTCGGGAGAGTCCAGGAAGTGCCGGAAGAAATCACCATCCTTGTGCCAGCCGGGCGAGGTGGCCGACGCGTCTTCCCAGGGCGTGTCCGCGCCTTCCCACAGGTTGACGATGAATCCGTCACCCCAGGTGTACGGCTCCTTCACCCGGTCGGCTCCGCCGACCAATTCACAGGCAGCCTGCCAGGCCTTGGGCGCAAAGGATTTGACGTCGATCGTGCGATGTGTCGGCATGTGAATCGACGACTCGGCCCAGGTGGACTGGTCATCACTGCGATAGCCCAGACGAGTCCAGATCCACGACGTGTACTCGGCGGCCGCCTTCCGCGAAAAGCAGTCCGGGATGCGTACGAATCCTTGCTCCAGGAATTGCTCGCGCTGATGCGAGTCGAGAACTTCGTACTTCACGGTTCTTCCTTCTTCCGTTGGTGATCAGTTGCTCAGGCAGGCCGCACGGCAGCAGCCTCAGGTGTCGACCTTCGAGGCAGATCGCACCGTGGTGTCGAGCACCTTGGTCAGCCGTGGGGTGGTCGATGCCGTGGCGTCGGCCGGGGCAAGCGGGTAGTGGCAGGCGACCAGTCGTCCCGACGCGTCCTTTTGCAGTGAAGGCTTCTCGTGCTGGCACTTGTCGGTGGCGATCGGGCACCGCGGGTGGTAGGGGCAGCCGGACGGCGGCGACAACGGTGAGGGGATCTCCCCCCGGGGCGGGGCGATCATCCGACGGTCAGCTGCGCTGTGCGGCACCCGAAGGATGGAGTCGATCAGCGCCCGCGTGTACGGATGCCGGGGAGCGTCGAAGAGCTGCTCCGCGGGAGCCTGCTCGACAACCTCGCCCAGGTAGAGGACCAACACCGTGTCACTCAGATACTGGACGACGGCGAGGTTGTGCGAGATGAACACATAAGCGATGCCGAGCTCCTCCTGCAATTCCCGCAGCAGGTCGATGATCTGCACCTGGATGGACACGTCGACGGCGGAGACCGGCTCGTCGCAGACGACGAGTTTGGGCGACAGGGACAGGGCGCGGGCAATCCCCACTCGCTGCTGTTGGCCGCCGGACAGTTCGAACGGGTGAGCATCCCGGACCGAGCGTGGCAGACCCACGCGTGTCAGCAGATCACCCACTCGGGCCCGCCGGGCCGCGGCCGATCCGCCCATCTTCTGGACGATCAGGGCGTCCTCGATCGCGGCTCCCATGGTCATCCGCGGATTCAGGCTGGCCAGCGGGTTCTGGAAGATCATCTGCAGGTCGCGACGGCGCTCTCGCAGCTCCTTCTGCCCGAGGTCCGCCAGGTCCTGCCCTTCGAAGAGGACCCGACCGGCGTCGGCTTGCAGCAGGCGCAGCGCGACCCGGCCGAGAGTGGACTTTCCGGACCCGCTCTCGCCGACAACTCCCAGCGTCTGGCCGGGTTTCACCTCGAACGAGACCGACTCCACGGCATGCAGCGTCCGTCCGCCGATCCGGAATCGCTTCGACACCGACTCGACCTGCAACAGCGCATCAGCTGGCACGTGACATCACCTCTTCGGCTCGGTGGCAAGCCACGGTGTGACCGGGCCCCAAAGACCGCAACTGGGGCACCTCTTGGGTGCAGCGATCGATCGCCATGCTGCATCGGGGAGCGAACGGGCAGCCGCGGATCGGCTCGGTCAGAGTGGCCGCCATCCCCGGGATCGGGGTGAGCTTTCGCCCTCGCTGACCGACTTCGATGACCGAGTCCCTCAGCCCGACCGTATAGGGATGTGCCGGGCAAGCGAGAAACTCCGCCAACCGCGCGCTCTCCATCACCTTGCCCGCGTACAGCACGACGATCCGGTCGCAGAAGTTGGTGGCGACGCCGAAGTCGTGAGTGATCAGGATGATGCTCATCCGGCGGCCCTTGCGAAGATCGTCCAGGAGATCGAGGATCTGCGCTTGCACGGTGACGTCAACGGCGGTGGTGGCCTCGTCGGCAATAAGCAACTGCGGCTCACAGGCGATGGCCATGGCGATCATCGCCCGCTGTCGCATGCCGCCGGAGAACTCGTGCGGATAGCTGCGGAACCGCGCCCGGGCCTCTGGGATGCCGACCTTGTCCAACAGCTCAAGCGTCCTGGCAAAGGCGCCCTTGCGGTTGGTGTAATGGTGGGTCAGCATCGCCTCCATGATCTGATCGCCAATGCGCATCGCCGGATTCAGGCTGGTCATCGGGTCCTGAAAGATCATCCCGATGTCGCGGCCCCTGATGTCCTCCAACTGACGCCGGCGCAGTTTGAGCAGGTCGGTTCCCATGAACCGGGCCGTTCCGGATACCGAGCGGGCTCCGCGGGCCAGGCCCAAGATCGACAACAGCGACACTGACTTGCCGGAGCCGCTCTCACCCACGATGCCGAGCGTCTCTCCCGGTGCCACCGAGAAACTCACCGAGTTGACCGCATAGATCGTGTCGTCGCCTCGCCGGAACCGTGTCTCCAGGTTCTCGACCGTGAGTACGTCCTCAGCCGTCTGGTTTTCGGTCGCCAGCTTCTCGGCTGTCAGATCCTCGATCATCTATGAGCCTCCTTTGGGATCCAACGCTTCCTGCAGTCCGTCCGCGACGAAGAGGAACGACAGCAGCGTGATGGCGAAGATGCCGGCCGGGAAGTAGAGCAACCACGGATAGCCCAGCACGTTCGCGCCGGCCTGGGCGATGAGATTTCCGAAGCTGGGTAGCGGGGGCAACAACCCGAGGCCGACCAGACTCAGGGCGGCCATGATGACCAGGTCCGCGGGAATGCCGAAGGCCAGCGCCACCAGCATGTTGCTGATGGAATTGGGCAACAGGTACCGGCGTGCGATGTGCGGCCAGCTCGCGCCGAGCGCGCGTGCCGCTTCCACCATTTCACCGTTGCGCATGCTCAGCACCAGACCCCGAATGAGCCGAGCGTACGAGGCCCACCCGGTGATCCCGATGGCGATCATGATCGGAAACATTCCCCTTCCCAGCGTGACCACGAGAATGAGGTCGAGAAAGTAAGTGGGGAACGCGAACATGAAATCCACCACGCGCATGATCACCATGTCGGCGGCGCCACCGCGCAGCCCGGCCCAAAGGCCGAGCGCACAGCCGATCACGAAGCTGACGAGGGTGGCACCGAGGGCGATCTCCAGAGCGTTTCGGACGCTCCACAGGATCTGACTGAACATGTCGTGGCCGAGGCCGTCGGTGCCGAACGGGTGTTTCAGCGACGGGGGTTGGTTGGCGTTGATGAAGTCCGTCTCGGTGTAGCTGTGCGGTGCGATCCACGGTCCGATCACGCCGGCGACGAAGAAGATGGCCACCCATACGGCGCCGGCGACCGGCAGCCAGCTCCGACGGTATCGCCGCCACGCAAGACGTGCTTGGGATCGGGGCCGGTCTGGCACTCCGGCAATCGCGCCGGACACCATTTGCGTCACTGCCAAGGCTCTCTCGCTCTCTCTCGCCGCAACGACGGCTGGTGGACCGGTAGCGTGTTCATTCGAGCGCAACCCTCGGGTCGAAGGCGCGATACAACACGTCGACGACGACGTTCATCCCCATCACCATCAGCGACAGGATGTACACCGAGGTGATTGACAACGGGACGTCCTTGGTGGGGAAGGCCGCGCCCATCAAGTTGCCCATTCCGGGGATCGAGAAGATCTGCTCGACCCATACCGTGCTGACCACCGCAAAGGCGAAGGTCGGTCCGATCACTGTGATCAGCGCCGTCAGCGAGTTGCGCATCGCGTGACGGACGACAA belongs to Microlunatus elymi and includes:
- a CDS encoding carbohydrate ABC transporter permease, which produces MTETMLQAASPTSAQESPRRRSAPPDERGKWWRFVLILVITAIVIIPVVGVLILSVRPGLGSSATGATLENFQHVFEQTNIVYWLENSLGVTFVTVIIALAVAAPAGYVISRVRNKLVSGYSLVLFIVQSLPVVTAVIPLFILFAKINLVDNLGGVVIVYVSSSLSVSIWMMAAYYDSIPISLEEAAWMDGCSLFGGFLRVVLRNSLPGVLSTAIFCFLLSWNDYLIALVFLRSDLNYTLPIGLETFFQQNATNWGLVMAVAVVMMLPPVILFAALNKYFSVGGIGGALAGR
- a CDS encoding VOC family protein, which codes for MTETQQSESSTATPVASVAMFTIDCADPKPLLDFYSRLLGMTIAYQDENVGMLAGENGPAIGFGKVDHYTPPAWPDDNSDKQFHLDLKVADIPAAEKAAVELGATVPDHQPGETWRVLLDPAGHPFCLTVWQM
- a CDS encoding carbohydrate ABC transporter permease — protein: MSGSALAENFDKARRGVGVGTGARPVPPGKRNRLSRNAVTLILLAAPSLFLLLLINLYPLLYAALQSVRDGTLIKTGDFIGLQNYADVLTDPAFWHAALFTLIFTITGVFGSWIIGLALAMLLRTKIPAGTLFKVLLLLPWVVPVVVSSTAWNWLVATPQSPLPILLEHLGFGNVLFLADPTLAKITVCVFKVWISFPFMMMMMSSALASVDVNVYEAAKVDGATGWQAFRNITMPLISRSTYISWILMTIFCVNDFPTIFLLTGGGPVNATTSLVVLAYRTVFQNFQTGPGVAIAFLMTLVLVVVSVVLYRQIKKVNIE
- a CDS encoding ABC transporter substrate-binding protein encodes the protein MAPRPSSAFSRRGFIGLAAGAGLAGAATLTGCNRAASSGGGGGGGGKTALKFWNMPWGNDQFNVLDKKITTDYKPAEGLNPATYQVIQWANFTQTFSSAVASNTGPAVSSGGGTQAFQFESQGKIAYADDLLNSWKSNGLYDDFLPNLLDTMKVQKGYAAVPYNLDMRVMWYNKSLLEKAGADIPTDWDSYLKSCAALKKIGTFGYGTRAGAGAYLGSHALVCWMINNGGGLFNEGHEPEMVTDANVEAMDFVLELVKKGYSDPRAVSYSNDNGDTQWRSKKFAMGIDTAGLANNIGGSVGKDLLVMSPLTGPSGKKGALYFPNNIMMYTNTPSQKASEAFLTYYYKNMAQLWTKHTGIGLPPLKSISETAEFQQDANAVKAIKEWQPISHTWSAPGSDALFLGVTAVDGTPAMDTFTQSILGGKTTSKDALSKLQDAVAKTIKSLG
- a CDS encoding GDSL-type esterase/lipase family protein, which encodes MTAPMSTPEPDQSDRENLIKVPITADLLHGVVELEQTERGVRPHRLPGWARAQTADPQLAMVEAQTSGVRLVFRTTADVVELEVLPTKVVYPGAPPRPGVRYHLVVDGELRAETEAAAGNVLSVDLATGSSRLEPGPSHTLRFDDLGPAPKTVEIWLPYGEVSELIELRSDAPIVPVTDDRRRWVHHGSSISHGSNADGPTTIWPVVAARGGDVNLTNLGLGGGALLDPFIARTVRDLPADLISIKLGINLTNADLIRMRAFTPAVHGYLDTIRDAHPDTPLLLISPIYCPIHEDTPGPGAPQFREDGTIAFVATGDPAEVAQGKLTLNTIRDELGRIVQQRGAADPQLHYLDGRRLYGPDDHDELPLPDNLHPDPATHRRIGERFTEIVFGAGGPFAG
- the cobA gene encoding uroporphyrinogen-III C-methyltransferase; the encoded protein is MDRDSGEDAVRAGEVVLVGGGPGDPGLLTVAGLAAIKDADVIAADRLAPLAALAQARPDAEIIDVGKIPRGPAAEQRSIEALLIERAQQGLKVVRFKGGDNFVFGRGGEEWQACAAAGVPVRIIPGVTSAIAAPAAAGIPVTHRSLTQGFTVVTGHVRPDDPRSTVDWAALARTGTSLVIMMGMAHLPVITETLINNGLAADTPAAVIEDGTLSTMRIVRAPLADIAASTRAEGLGAPATIVIGAVAAFDPYADL